A single Anopheles funestus chromosome 2RL, idAnoFuneDA-416_04, whole genome shotgun sequence DNA region contains:
- the LOC125762605 gene encoding myosin heavy chain, muscle isoform X1: MPKPPVQVGDDPDPTEFLFVSLEQKRIDQSKPYDSKKACWVPEEKEGYVLGEIKATKGELVTVALPGGETKDFKKDLVSQVNPPKYEKCEDMSNLTYLNDASVLHNLRQRYYAKLIYTYSGLFCVVINPYKRYPLYTNRCAKMYRGKRRNEVPPHLFAVSDGAYVNMLTNHENQSMLITGESGAGKTENTKKVIAYFATIGASGKKDENAEKKGSLEDQVVQTNPVLEAFGNAKTVRNDNSSRFGKFIRIHFTGSGKLAGADIETYLLEKARVISQQTLERSYHIFYQIMSGSVKGLKDMCFLSNDIYDYNSVSQGKITIPNVDDGEECLLTDEAFNVLGFTQEEKDNIYRITSAVMHMGRMQFKQKGREEQAEADGTEDGDKVAKLLGVATDDLYKNLLKPRIKVGNEFVTKGQNKDQVTNSVGALCKGIFDRLFKWLVKKCNETLDTKQKRAQFIGVLDIAGFEIFDFNGFEQLCINFTNEKLQQFFNHHMFVLEQEEYKKEGINWAFIDFGMDLLACVELIEKPMGILSILEEESMFPKATDQTFAEKLMTNHLGKSAPFMKPRPPKPGIPAGHFAIGHYAGVVSYNITGWLEKNKDPLNDTVVDQFKKGSNALMVEIFADHPGQSADPAAAKGGRGKKGAGFATVSSSYKEQLNNLMTTLKSTQPHFVRCIIPNEMKTAGVVDAHLVMHQLTCNGVLEGIRICRKGFPNRMMYPDFKLRYLILAPAAMQAETEGKKAAEKCFEAIGLDPDSYRIGHTKVFFRAGVLGQMEEFRDERLSKIMSWMQAWCRGYLSRKEFKKMQEQRVSLEIVQRNLRKYLKLRTWAWWKLWQKVKPLLNVSRVEDQIAKLEEKAQKAQEAYEKEEKMRKELEALNSKLLAEKTALLDSLSGEKGALQEYQEKAAKLTAQKNDLENQLRDTQERLAQEEDARNQLFQTKKKLEQEIASQKKDAEDLELQIQKIEQDKASKDHQIRNLNDEIAHQDELINKLNKEKKMQGEVNQKTAEELQAAEDKVNHLNKVKAKLEQTLDELEDSLEREKKLRGDVEKAKRKVEGDLKLTQEAVADLERNKKELEQTVLRKDKEISALSAKLEDEQSLVGKLQKQIKELQARIEELEEEVEAERQARAKAEKQRADLARELEELGERLEEAGGATSAQIELNKKREAELAKLRRDLEEANIQHEGTLANLRKKHNDAVAEMAEQVDQLNKLKTKAEHDRANMYNELNNTRTACDQLSREKAAQEKIAKQLQHTLNEVQSKLDETNRTLNDFDASKKKLSIENSDLLRQLEDAESQVSQLSKIKISLTQQLEDTKRLADEEARERATLLGKFRNLEHDLDNLREQVEEEAEGKGDIQRQLSKANAEAQLWRSKYESEGVARAEELEEAKRKLQARLAEAEETIESLNQKCVALEKTKQRLATEVEDLQLEVDRASSIANAAEKKQKAFDKIIGEWKLKVDDLAAELDASQKECRNYSTELFRLKGAYEEGQEQLEAVRRENKNLADEVKDLLDQIGEGGRNIHEIEKSRKRLEAEKDELQAALEEAEAALEQEENKVLRAQLELSQVRQEIDRRIQEKEEEFENTRKNHQRALDSMQASLEAEAKGKAEALRMKKKLEADINELEIALDHANKANAEAQKNIKRYQQQLKDVQSALEEEQRARDDAREQLGISERRANALQNELEESRTLLEQADRGRRQAEQELSDAHEQLNEVSAQNASIAAAKRKLESELQTLHSDLDELLNEAKNSEEKAKKAMVDAARLADELRAEQDHAQTQEKLRKALEQQIKELQVRLDEAESNALKGGKKAIQKLEQRVRELESELDSEQRRHADAQKNLRKSERRIKELTFQSEEDRKNHERMQDLVDKLQQKIKTYKRQIEEAEEIAALNLAKFRKAQQELEEAEERADIAEQAATKFRTKGGRAGSVQRGASPAPQRQPSAMPVLAGLNLPTFDDHGF; this comes from the exons ATGCCGAAGCCACCAGTTCAGGTCGGAGATGATCCCGATCCAACTGAGttccttttcgtttcgcttgaGCAGAAGCGTATCGATCAGAGCAAGCCGTACGACTCCAAGAAGGCTTGCTGGGTTCCGGAAGAGAAGGAGGGCTATGTGTTGGGTGAAATCAAGGCCACCAAGGGTGAGCTGGTCACCGTCGCTCTGCCGGGTGGTGAG ACCAAGGACTTCAAGAAGGACTTGGTGTCCCAGGTCAACCCACCGAAATACGAGAAATGCGAGGATATGTCCAACTTGACATATCTTAACGATGCCTCTGTACTCCATAACTTGAGACAGAGATACTACGCTAAGCTTATCTAC ACCTACTCGGGCTTGTTCTGCGTTGTCATCAACCCGTACAAGCGTTACCCGCTGTATACCAACCGTTGCGCCAAGATGTACCGTGGCAAGCGCCGTAATGAAGTGCCGCCCCATCTGTTCGCCGTCTCTGACGGTGCCTACGTCAACATGTTGACCAACCACGAGAACCAGTCTATGTTGATTACCGGTGAATCTGGTGCCGGAAAGACTGAGAACACGAAGAAGGTCATTGCGTACTTCGCCACCATTGGCGCTTCGGGCAAGAAGGACGAGAACGCTGAGAAGAAGGGCTCCCTGGAAGATCAGGTCGTCCAGACTAACCCCGTACTTGAGGCCTTCGGTAACGCTAAGACCGTCCGTAACGATAACTCGTCTCGTTTC GGTAAGTTCATCCGTATCCACTTCACTGGAAGCGGTAAGCTGGCTGGTGCCGATATTGAGACTTACCTGCTGGAGAAGGCCCGTGTCATCTCGCAGCAGACTCTGGAGCGTTCGTACCATATCTTCTACCAGATCATGTCTGGTTCCGTCAAGGGATTGAAAG ATATGTGCTTCTTGTCGAACGACATCTACGATTACAACAGCGTTTCTCAGGGTAAAATCACCATTCCCAACGTCGATGACGGTGAGGAATGTCTGTTGACCGAT GAAGCCTTCAACGTTCTGGGTTTCACTCAGGAGGAGAAGGACAACATCTACCGCATCACTTCCGCTGTCATGCACATGGGTCGCATGCAGTTCAAGCAGAAGGGTCGCGAAGAGCAGGCTGAGGCTGATGGTACCGAGGATGGTGACAAGGTTGCCAAGCTGCTCGGTGTCGCCACTGACGATCTGTACAAGAATCTGCTGAAGCCCCGTATTAAGGTCGGTAACGAGTTCGTCACCAAGGGTCAGAACAAGGACCAGGTCACCAACTCGGTCGGTGCCCTTTGCAAGGGTATCTTCGATCGTCTCTTCAAGTGGCTCGTCAAGAAGTGTAACGAGACTCTGGACACCAAGCAGAAGCGTGCCCAGTTCATTGGTGTACTGGATATTGCAGGTTTCGAAATCTTCGAC TTCAACGGTTTCGAGCAGCTTTGTATTAACTTCACCAATGAGAAGCTGCAACAGTTCTTCAACCACCACATGTTCGTCCTGGAGCAGGAAGAATATAAGAAAGAGGGTATTAACTGGGCCTTCATCGATTTCGGTATGGACTTGCTGGCCTGTGTCGAGCTGATCGAAAAG CCCATGGGTATCCTGTCGATTCTTGAGGAAGAGTCTATGTTCCCGAAGGCCACTGATCAGACCTTTGCTGAGAAGCTGATGACCAACCATCTCGGCAAGTCGGCTCCGTTCATGAAGCCGCGCCCACCGAAGCCAGGTATCCCGGCTGGTCACTTCGCCATCGGTCACTACGCTGGTGTTGTGTCGTACAACATCACCGGATGGCTTGAGAAGAACAAGGATCCGCTGAACGACACTGTCGTCGACCAGTTCAAGAAGGGTAGCAACGCCCTGATGGTTGAGATCTTCGCTGATCACCCAGGCCAGTCGGCTGATCCGGCCGCTGCCAAGGGAGGTCGTGGCAAGAAGGGCGCTGGTTTCGCCACTGTCTCGTCCTCGTACAAGGAACAGCTGAACAACCTGATGACGACGCTGAAGTCTACTCAGCCTCACTTCGTCCGTTGTATCATTCCCAACGAAATGAAGACGGCCGGTGTCGTTGATGCTCACTTGGTCATGCACCAGCTGACTTGTAACGGTGTACTTGAAGGTATCCGTATTTGCCGTAAGGGCTTCCCTAACCGCATGATGTACCCTGACTTCAAGCTGCG TTATCTGATCTTGGCCCCAGCCGCCATGCAGGCTGAGACTGAGGGAAAGAAGGCAGCCGAGAAGTGCTTCGAAGCCATCGGTCTGGACCCCGACTCCTACCGTATTGGTCACACCAAG GTCTTCTTCCGTGCCGGTGTCCTGGGTCAGATGGAGGAGTTCCGTGATGAACGTCTCAGCAAGATCATGTCCTGGATGCAGGCCTGGTGCCGTGGTTACCTGTCGCGTAAGGAGTTCAAGAAGATGCAGGAACAGCGCGTCTCCCTGGAGATCGTCCAGCGCAATCTGCGCAAGTACCTGAAGCTGCGTACCTGGGCCTGGTGGAAGTTGTGGCAGAAGGTCAAGCCTCTGCTTAACGTTTCCCGTGTTGAGGACCAGATTGCT AAACTAGAAGAGAAGGCCCAGAAGGCTCAGGAAGCCTATGAGAAGGAAGAGAAGATGCGCAAGGAGCTGGAAGCTCTCAACAGCAAGCTGTTGGCTGAGAAGACCGCTCTGTTGGATTCGCTGTCCGGTGAAAAGGGAGCCCTCCAGGAATACCAGGAGAAGGCCGCCAAGTTGACCGCCCAGAAGAACGACCTGGAGAACCAGCTGCGC GACACCCAGGAGCGCCTGGCCCAGGAAGAGGATGCCCGCAACCAGCTCTTCCAGACCAAGAAGAAGTTGGAGCAGGAAATTGCCAGCCAGAAGAAGGACGCCGAGGACCTGGAACTGCAGATCCAGAAGATTGAGCAGGACAAGGCCTCCAAGGATCACCAGATCCGCAACTTGAACGATGAGATTGCCCACCAGGATGAGCTCATCAACAAGCTGAACAAGGAGAAGAAGATGCAGGGTGAGGTCAACCAGAAGACCGCCGAGGAACTGCAGGCCGCCGAAGACAAGGTGAACCACCTGAACAAGGTGAAGGCCAAGCTGGAGCAGACTCTGGATGAGCTGGAGGACTCGCTCGAGCGTGAGAAGAAGCTCCGCGGTGATGTTGAGAAGGCTAAGCGCAAGGTTGAGGGTGACCTGAAGCTGACCCAGGAGGCTGTTGCCGATCTGGAGCGCAACAAGAAGGAGCTGGAGCAGACCGTCCTGCGCAAGGACAAGGAAATCTCCGCTCTGTCCGCCAAGCTGGAAGACGAACAGTCGCTGGTTGGCAAGCTGCAGAAGCAGATCAAGGAACTGCAGGCTCGCATTGAGGAGCTTGAGGAGGAAGTCGAGGCCGAGCGTCAGGCCCGCGCCAAGGCTGAGAAGCAGCGTGCTGATCTGGCTCGCGAGCTTGAGGAACTGGGCGAGCGTCTGGAGGAGGCTGGCGGTGCCACCTCGGCCCAGATTGAGCTGAACAAGAAGCGTGAGGCTGAGCTGGCTAAGCTGCGTCGCGATCTGGAGGAAGCCAACATCCAGCATGAGGGCACTCTGGCTAACCTGCGCAAGAAGCACAACGATGCCGTTGCTGAGATGGCCGAGCAGGTCGATCAGCTGAACAAACTGAAGACCAA GGCTGAACACGACCGCGCTAACATGTACAATGAGCTGAACAACACCCGTACTGCCTGCGACCAGCTGTCCCGCGAAAAG GCCGCCCAGGAGAAGATCGCCAAGCAGCTGCAGCACACTCTGAACGAAGTACAAAGCAAGTTGGACGAAACCAACCGCACTCTGAACGATTTCGATGCCTCCAAGAAGAAGCTGTCGATCGAGAACTCCGATCTGCTGCGCCAGCTGGAGGATGCCGAGTCGCAGGTGTCGCAGCTGAGCAAGATCAAGATCTCGCTCACTCAGCAGCTCGAGGATACCAAGCGTCTTGCCGACGAGGAGGCTCGCGAACGCGCCACTCTGCTGGGCAAGTTCCGCAACCTGGAACACGACCTGGACAATCTGCGCGAGCAGGTTGAGGAGGAGGCTGAGGGCAAGGGAGACATCCAGCGCCAGCTCAGCAAGGCCAACGCTGAGGCTCAGCTGTGGCGCAGCAAGTACGAGTCCGAGGGTGTTGCCCGCGCCGAGGAGCTTGAGGAAGCTAAGCGTAAGCTGCAGGCCCGCCTTGCCGAGGCTGAGGAGACCATTGAGTCGCTGAACCAGAAGTGCGTTGCCCTGGAGAAGACCAAGCAGCGCCTGGCCACCGAGGTCGAGGATCTGCAGCTCGAGGTTGACCGTGCCTCGTCGATTGCCAATGCTGCCGAGAAGAAGCAGAAGGCCTTCGACAAGATCATTGGAGAATGGAAGCTGAAGGTCGACGATCTGGCCGCCGAGCTGGATGCCTCGCAGAAGGAGTGCCGCAACTACTCGACCGAGCTGTTCCGTCTGAAGGGTGCCTACGAAGAGGGCCAGGAGCAGCTTGAAGCTGTTCGCCGTGAGAACAAGAACCTGGCCGATGAGGTCAAGGATCTGCTGGACCAGATCGGTGAGGGTGGCCGCAACATCCATGAGATTGAGAAGTCTCGCAAGCGTCTGGAAGCCGAAAAGGACGAACTCCAGGCCGCTCTGGAGGAGGCTGAAGCCGCCCTGGAGCAGGAGGAGAACAAGGTTCTGCGTGCTCAGCTTGAACTGTCTCAGGTCCGTCAAGAAATTGACCGCCGCATCCAGGAGAAGGAAGAAGAGTTCGAGAACACCCGCAAGAACCACCAGCGCGCCCTGGACTCGATGCAGGCTTCCCTGGAGGCTGAAGCCAAGGGCAAGGCCGAGGCTCTGCGCATGAAGAAGAAGCTGGAAGCCGACATCAACGAGCTGGAAATTGCTCTGGATCACGCCAACAAG GCTAACGCTGAGGCCCAGAAGAACATCAAGCGctaccagcagcagctgaaGGATGTCCAGAGTGCCCTGGAAGAGGAACAGCGCGCCCGCGACGATGCCCGCGAACAGCTGGGTATCTCGGAACGCCGTGCCAACGCCCTCCAGAACGAACTGGAAGAATCGCGTACCCTGCTGGAACAGGCCGACCGTGGTCGCCGCCAGGCCGAGCAGGAGCTCAGCGATGCTCACGAACAGCTGAACGAAGTGTCCGCCCAGAACGCTTCGATCGCCGCCGCCAAGAGGAAGCTCGAGTCTGAGCTGCAGACTCTGCACTCGGATCTGGATGAGCTGCTGAACGAGGCCAAGAACTCCGAGGAGAAGGCCAAGAAGGCAATGGTTGATGCCGCCCGCCTGGCTGATGAGCTGCGCGCCGAGCAGGACCATGCCCAGACCCAGGAGAAGCTGCGCAAGGCACTTGAGCAGCAGATCAAGGAACTGCAGGTCCGCCTGGACGAAGCCGAATCGAACGCCCTGAAGGGAGGCAAGAAGGCCATCCAGAAGCTGGAACAGCGCGTCCGCGAGCTCGAGTCGGAGCTGGACAGCGAACAGAGACGACATGCCGATGCCCAGAAGAACCTGCGCAAGTCGGAGCGTCGCATCAAGGAGCTGACCTTCCAGTCGGAGGAAGACCGCAAGAACCACGAGCGCATGCAGGATCTGGTTGACAAGCTGCAGCAGAAGATCAAGACTTACAAGAGGCAGATTGAGGAAGCCGAGGAGATCGCCGCCCTCAACTTGGCCAAGTTCCGCAAGGCCCAGCAGGAGCTGGAGGAGGCCGAGGAGCGCGCCGACATTGCCGAACAAGCTGCCACCAAATTCCGTACCAAGGGAGGACGTGCCGGTTCCGTACAGCGTGGTGCTAGCCCAGCA CCCCAGAGACAGCCGTCTGCCATGCCTGTTCTTGCAGGACTGAACCTTCCCACATTCGACGATCACGGTTTCTAA